In one Hypomesus transpacificus isolate Combined female chromosome 18, fHypTra1, whole genome shotgun sequence genomic region, the following are encoded:
- the ttll10 gene encoding protein polyglycylase TTLL10, with protein MSSENGDEASPLGELEVRGQQPEHTERARGNTQPSDKHSQEGSQEDLGEESGSSAHRKTQEVTSDRQVQEEDRRTCPEETQERSVRSPKQETDSQDGGPGVCLEERCPSLGKLGASARGVVPPSYPEKERERRVEEPRGHGPFYFFGGANGAAIVTSYCESKGWQRISDKHREDFKLKWCETKSVATYYNFREGEQLIYQIPNNKVLTTKIGLLNSLREYDRVSSKVNHGRGLRRLKMEEFFPATFRMDVRDEREAFFSQQEGVCREDISMWICKPTGLNQGRGIFLLQSQEDISAFRLKLQSNEESQCNRKIPVRVPQARIVQRYVTNPLLLKGRKFDVRSYFLIACTRPYMVFFRHGYVRLTCELYDPNSNNLTAHLTNQYMQKKNPLYSVLKEETVWSMERFNTYVNEKFKDAKGLPDDWVLGVFTKRMQQIMIQCFFAVKAKLERKLGYFDLIGCDFMVDEDFKVWLLEMNCNPALHTNCEVLKEVVPSTVVETLDMTLEIFNKCRGGLKIVPLASQKNFILLYDGETPPLPAVTRPIKPSGVTRTQRLESVPQQKPVNKTPTGEPLVRQRSWRGVNKMQDPPTTVSHAQPTNDSSSTLAVATAAVASSSTASSSTASSFVASSSTASSSIVSSSTASSWTSSTTNVALRPHPSPKASEAPRSAPRPPKPAHARMELPLRKCTWLGRAGSSERPHRAPELQTMKSMFTSLSTSALSDASGRSLRRVGVTKARPGSDLGKALSCAIKPTRLHLARPGPGPPVWTVDSVAKKKEELTEEGEPLRTNRASAKS; from the exons ATGTCATCTGAGAACGGGGACGAGGCCAGCCCTTTGGGCGAGCTGGAGGTGAGAGGCCAACAACCAGAGCACACGGAGCGGGCGCGTGGAAACACCCAGCCCAGCGACAAACACAGCCAGGAGGGATCTCAGGAGGACCTGGGAGAAGAAAGTGGGTCTTCAGCCCATAGgaaaacacaggaagtgacatcagacCGGCAGgttcaggaggaggacaggaggacatgTCCTGAGGAAACACAGGAGAGGTCTGTGAGAAGTCCAAAgcaagagacagacagccaggatggagggccag gtgtgtgtctggaggaacGCTGCCCCAGCTTGGGCAAGCTAGGGGCCTCTGCCAGGGGAGTGGTGCCACCGTCAtatccagagaaagagagggagaggcgggTAGAGGAGCCCAGAGGACATGGGCCTTTCTACTTCTTTGGAGGAGCGAATGGAGCTGCCAT AGTGACATCTTACTGTGAGAGCAAAGGATGGCAGCGGATCTCTGACAAGCACAGAGAGGACTTTAAACTCAAGTGGTGTGAGACCAAATCAGTAGCCACCTACTACAACTTCAGAGAGG GTGAACAGCTCATCTACCAGATCCCCAACAACAAGGTTCTGACCACTAAGATCGGTCTGCTGAACAGCCTGAGAGAGTACGATCGCGTGAGCAGCAAGGTCAACCATGGACGAGGACTCAG GAGATTAAAAATGGAGGAGTTTTTCCCCGCCACCTTCCGTATGGAtgtgagggatgagagagaagcTTTCTTTTCTCAGCAGGAAG gtgtgtgtagggaggaTATCAGCATGTGGATATGTAAGCCCACAGGCCTTAACCAGGGCAGGGGCATATTCCTCCTGCAAAGCCAGGAGGACATCTCCGCCTTCAGACTAAAGCTGCAGAGCAACGAAGAAAGCCAGTGCAATAGAAAGATACCTGTCCGTGTGCCTCAGGCACGCATTGTGCAACG GTATGTCACAAACCCGTTACTCTTAAAGGGGAGGAAATTTGATGTGCGCTCCTACTTCCTGATTGCCTGTACCAGACCATACATGGTGTTCTTTCGCCATGGCTACGTACGATTGACCTGTGAACTCTATGACCCCAACTCCAATAACCTCACTGCACACTTGACGAATCAG TACATGCAGAAGAAGAACCCTCTCTACAGTGTGCTGAAGGAGGAGACGGTGTGGTCCATGGAGAGGTTCAACACGTACGTCAACGAGAAGTTCAAGGACGCCAAGGGCCTGCCTGACGACTGGGTGCTGGGTGTCTTCACT AAGCGAATGCAACAGATCATGATCCAGTGTTTCTTTGCTGTCAAAGCCAAGCTGGAACGAAAGCTGGGCTACTTtgacctgattggctgtgactTCATGGTCGACGAGGACTTCAAG GTGTGGCTGTTGGAGATGAACTGTAACCCAGCTCTTCACACCAACTGTGAGGTCCTGAAGGAGGTGGTGCCCAGCACTGTCGTGGAGACTCTGG acaTGACCCTGGAGATCTTCAACAAGTGTCGCGGTGGGCTGAAGATTGTCCCATTGGCCAGTCAGAAGAACTTCATTCTGTTGTACGATGGCgagactcctcctcttcctgccgtGACTCGTCCGATCAAACCGTCCGGGGTGACCAGGACCCAGAGGCTGGAGAGCGTTCCGCAACAAAAACCCGTCAACAAAACTCCCACAGGTGAACCTCTAGTGAGGCAGAGGTCGTGGCGAGGGGTGAACAAGATGCAGGATCCTCCCACAACCGTTTCTCATGCCCAGCCTACCAATGACAGTTCCTCAACACTTGCTGTTGCAACAGCTGCAGTCGCCTcttcctccacagcctcctcctccacagcctcctcctttgtagcctcctcctccacagcctcctcctccatagtctcctcctccacagcatcCTCCTGGACGTCTTCTACCACAAACGTGGCCCTcagaccccacccctccccgaaAGCCTCTGAGGCCCCCAGATCTGCCCCTCGCCCCCCGAAGCCCGCACACGCCCGCATGGAGCTCCCGCTTCGCAAGTGCACCTGGCTGGGTCGCGCCGGGAGCTCAGAGAGACCCCACAGAGCCCCGGAGCTCCAGACCATGAAGAGCatgttcacctctctctccacgtcGGCGCTGAGCGACGCCTCCGGACGGTCTCTCCGCCGCGTGGGGGTTACCAAGGCCCGTCCGGGGTCCGACCTGGGAAAGGCCCTCTCCTGCGCCATCAAACCCACCCGGCTCCACCTGGCCCGGCCCGGCCCGGGACCGCCCGTGTGGACTGTGGACAGTGTGGCCAAAAAGAAGGAGGAGTTGACTGAGGAAGGGGAGCCCTTGAGGACAAACAGAGCCTCAGCCAAGTCATGA
- the LOC124481115 gene encoding uncharacterized protein LOC124481115, whose amino-acid sequence MGCCSVTQRHSGIDEVGPDEIELLELSGDHSGIWSLGETRLQLSVRSDQDEPLPPRPSVRHLEPEVVLWGSCRDELHHRIYSQPIRDWEGQPAHMYGEIVHSSLVSLLNSYTQEMTEHYLVLFSFHLLILSLDHSRHDFIYGGMLPLSGLSSQVLSLDHNTSNSFVFQISGPMLDSKVFLCTSAEELNKWMDHLEERRYKSVSPPLSPSHCALSYLLPCDETWKKEELKMYLLQAPIWEWEGSPIQHMGPPGYLSLVHIMDTDRQGLQERLMVLFPQDVLLLSVDNKRLNITYEGRLPRKTIKAVERSPLPGRLQFELTGDFMDPMQVSCTCAEDYQNWMFQLQQPESNIRGTSNHTAPPLIPQKKRSRESHRNP is encoded by the exons ATGGGATGCTGCAGTGTGACCCAGAGGCATTCTGGGATTGACGAGGTGGGCCCCGATGAGATCGAGCTGCTGGAACTGTCGGGAGATCATTCTGG GATATGGAGTTTAGGAGAGACCAGGCTGCAGCTCTCTGTCAGGAGTGACCAAGATGAGCCACTTCCTCCCAGACCATCAGTACGACACCTCGAACCAGAG gTGGTGCTGTGGGGCAGCTGCAGAGATGAGCTGCATCACAGGATATACTCCCAGCCAATCAGGGACTGGGAAGGCCAGCCTGCTCACATGTATGGAGAGATAGTCCACTCGTCCTTGGTGTCTTTGCTGAACAGCTACACACAG GAGATGACTGAACATTATCTAGTGCTGTTCTCCTTCCACTTGTTGATCCTGTCTCTGGATCATTCTCGACATGACTTCATCTACGGAGGCATGTTACCTCTGTCTGGACTCTCCTCACAGGTCCTCTCCCTGGACCACAACACCTCAAACTCCTTCGTGTTCCAAATCAGTG GTCCAATGCTGGACTCTAAAGTCTTTCTGTGTACCAGCGCTGAAGAACTGAACAAGTGGATGGaccacctggaggagaggagatacaaGTCTGTGTCGCCACCTCTAAGCCCCTCCCACTGCGCCCTGTCCTACCTG TTACCCTGCGACGAAACCTGGAAGAAGGAGGAGCTGAAAATGTATCTGCTCCAAGCTCCGATCTGGGAGTGGGAAGGTTCTCCTATTCAACACATGGGCCCACCAGGATACCTGTCTCTTGTCCACAtcatggacacagacagacag GGACTTCAAGAAAGACTCATGGTACTCTTTCCTCAAGACGTTCTTCTGCTGTCAGTTGATAACAAGCGTCTCAATATAACTTAtgag GGTAGATTACCTCGGAAAACCATCAAAGCCGTAGAGAGGTCCCCGTTGCCTGGAAGACTGCAATTTGAGTTGACAG GTGATTTTATGGATCCCATGCAGGTATCCTGCACCTGTGCAGAAGACTACCAAAACTGGATGTTCCAGTTACAACAG CCGGAAAGTAATATTCGAGGTACCTCAAACCACACTGCTCCACCTCTtataccacagaagaagagaagcagagagagtcaCAGGAACCCATGA